GAAGGCGCCCGGTCAGGCCACCGATGCCGCTTCCGCCACGCTGGGCGGCGAGAAGAAGCGGTCCGTCGAGCAGATCGCCCTGCTCCTCTTCATCATCGTCCCGTTCGTCGCGCTGCTGGCGGCCGTGCCGCTGGCGTGGGGCTGGGGGGTGAGCTGGCTGGACCTCGGTCTGCTGGTCTTCTTCTATTACCTGGGGTGCCACGGCATCACGATCGGCTTCCACCGTCACTTCACGCACGGTTCCTTCAAGGCCAAGCGGCCGCTGAAGATCGCTCTGGCGATCGCGGGGTCGATGGCGGTCGAGGGTCCGCTGGTGCGCTGGGTGGCGGATCACCGCAAGCATCACAAGTTCTCCGACGCGGAGGGTGACCCGCATTCGCCGTGGCGGTTCGGTGAGACCCTTCCGGCCCTGATGAAGGGCCTGTGGTGGGCGCACATCGGATGGATGTTCGACGAGGAGCAGACGTCGCAGGAGAAGTACGCCCCGGACCTGATCAAGGACAGGACGCTGCGCACCATCTCCCGCCAGTTCGTCCTGTGGACGGTGGTGTCGCTGGCGCTGCCGGCGCTGATCGGCGGTCTGGTCACGATGTCCTGGTGGGGCGCGTTCACCGGGTTCTTCTGGGGTTCGCTCGTGCGGGTGGCCCTGCTGCACCACGTGACCTGGTCGATCAACTCGATCTGCCACGCGGTCGGCAAGCGCCCCTTCAAGTCGCGTGACCGCTCGGGCAACGTGTGGTGGCTGGCGGTGCTGTCGTGCGGTGAGTCCTGGCACAACCTGCACCACGCCGACCCGACGTCCGCCCGGCACGGTGTGATGCGCGGGCAGCTGGATTCGTCGGCCCGGCTGATCCGCTGGTTCGAGATGGCGGGCTGGGCGTACGACGTGCGGTGGCCGTCACGCTCGCGTATCGATTCGCGCCGTAACACCGGGGAAGGCGGCTCCCCGCGCGGAAAGGAGCCCGTCGAGGCGGCATGATGGGCGCTGTGGCGACCGACTCGAGCAGCACCCCCAGCAATGACAAGCCGCGGCGAGCGCGTCGCACCCGGATGACCGGTGCCGAGCGCCGTCAGCAGCTGCTGGAGATCGGTCGCACGCTCTTCGCGGCGAAGGGTTTCGAGGGCACGTCGGTGGAGGAGATCGCGGCGAAGGCCGGGGTCTCCAAGCCGGTGGTCTACGAGCACTTCGGCGGCAAGGAAGGGCTGTATGCGGTCGTGGTGGACC
The Streptomyces tuirus genome window above contains:
- a CDS encoding acyl-CoA desaturase, translating into MTSSSDVIEDAPKAPGQATDAASATLGGEKKRSVEQIALLLFIIVPFVALLAAVPLAWGWGVSWLDLGLLVFFYYLGCHGITIGFHRHFTHGSFKAKRPLKIALAIAGSMAVEGPLVRWVADHRKHHKFSDAEGDPHSPWRFGETLPALMKGLWWAHIGWMFDEEQTSQEKYAPDLIKDRTLRTISRQFVLWTVVSLALPALIGGLVTMSWWGAFTGFFWGSLVRVALLHHVTWSINSICHAVGKRPFKSRDRSGNVWWLAVLSCGESWHNLHHADPTSARHGVMRGQLDSSARLIRWFEMAGWAYDVRWPSRSRIDSRRNTGEGGSPRGKEPVEAA